The following are encoded together in the Choristoneura fumiferana chromosome 4, NRCan_CFum_1, whole genome shotgun sequence genome:
- the LOC141427070 gene encoding uncharacterized protein produces MTFKLIITILLAIALPCLTKPADVAIEGDACKNFKSCYSCLSQGPCSWCVNKAKCTKDTCGNDNIIFPGHIRALMAGSQFCPRVALPEKKLTIRNGKAESIVVKITQIYMYMVFTPWKCKFNFDGNEIVTNGMLLSDEVFCEPVTLNTDSSKAYTNGSVSVLWEYSKAFDGSLPFTVCRCDLDPSCVACNEE; encoded by the coding sequence ATGACTTTCAAACTTATAATCACAATTCTCCTGGCAATTGCGCTGCCATGCCTCACCAAACCCGCTGACGTGGCTATAGAAGGCGATGCTTGCAAAAACTTTAAGTCATGCTATTCATGTTTATCTCAAGGACCCTGTTCATggtgtgtaaacaaagcaaagtGCACTAAAGACACATGCGGAAACGACAATATCATATTCCCTGGACACATCAGGGCATTAATGGCAGGCTCTCAGTTCTGCCCCAGAGTCGCCTTGCCTGAGAAGAAATTGACAATCCGAAATGGCAAAGCGGAGAGTATAGTCGTGAAAATAACTCAGATCTACATGTACATGGTGTTTACCCCTTGGAAATGTAAGTTCAATTTTGATGGGAACGAGATTGTGACTAACGGTATGCTCTTATCTGATGAGGTTTTCTGTGAGCCAGTGACTCTAAACACTGACTCCAGTAAAGCGTACACGAATGGCAGCGTTTCGGTGCTCTGGGAATACAGTAAGGCATTCGACGGATCGCTGCCCTTTACTGTGTGTCGATGTGATTTGGACCCAAGCTGCGTCGCGTGCAATGAAGAATGA
- the LOC141427517 gene encoding aquaporin-like, which produces MTVTNAENFVTVVEDKVADVGFSSTGVLSWCASNWKALLGEAVSTTLLVFLGCMACIPIDGHNPQPVMYGPFGFGLIVMFNVQTFGHISGAHMNPCITLLSVFWGKTSIVLGVGYLIAQCIGSIFASWVLYNVSPVDMSAEAVCVTLPHERIGVWEAVVIEMVLTGALCLITCAIWDPVNEKHQDSTPIKFGLTIAGLSLAGAPLTGASMNPARSLGPALLTGVWTSHWVYWVGPFLGAILASLVYIFTFLDRKQKNISLEPNVIS; this is translated from the coding sequence ATGACTGTGACGAACGCGGAAAACTTTGTTACGGTTGTCGAAGATAAAGTTGCCGATGTTGGCTTTTCATCAACTGGTGTTCTGTCATGGTGTGCCTCGAACTGGAAAGCGCTTTTGGGAGAAGCAGTGTCGACAACACTGCTGGTATTTTTGGGATGCATGGCCTGCATACCTATTGATGGACACAATCCACAACCGGTTATGTACGGACCGTTCGGTTTCGGGTTGATCGTCATGTTTAATGTCCAGACGTTCGGGCATATTTCTGGTGCTCACATGAATCCGTGCATAACTCTATTGTCCGTATTTTGGGGCAAGACGTCAATAGTTTTGGGTGTCGGTTATCTGATTGCTCAGTGTATTGGCAGTATTTTCGCATCGTGGGTGCTGTACAACGTGTCTCCAGTAGATATGTCTGCAGAAGCGGTGTGCGTTACGCTGCCTCACGAGAGGATCGGTGTTTGGGAAGCTGTGGTCATTGAGATGGTTTTAACTGGAGCTCTTTGTTTGATTACGTGCGCGATTTGGGATCCAGTTAACGAAAAGCATCAAGATTCGACTCCAATAAAGTTTGGCCTGACAATCGCGGGGTTGTCTCTAGCGGGGGCTCCGTTAACAGGGGCCAGCATGAACCCCGCCCGCTCTCTGGGCCCAGCACTGCTAACCGGGGTATGGACATCCCACTGGGTGTACTGGGTAGGACCTTTCCTTGGAGCAATCCTTGCTAGTTTAGTCTACATATTCACTTTTCTCGACcggaaacaaaaaaatatatcattggAACCGAATGTTATTTCTTGA